A genomic segment from Nicotiana sylvestris chromosome 1, ASM39365v2, whole genome shotgun sequence encodes:
- the LOC138872710 gene encoding uncharacterized protein: protein MKKTLEEVILILDELSKDANQWPTENNDRRKSVGVHQVDTNTSMQSQLETMAKEIRKMILAKIQMVKARPEVVSKQTETLAEKESEEKLEGELGVIKSIPVFLQLAGQTTILLEKIIENILVRVDKFVFPVNFIVVDMEMNKEVPLILRRPFLCTGRAILDIYEGKLMLRVGNKKVVFQMKRMMNYPSDEVSSYSCFKLDVVGELVEKCKFDKLMRDTLERCITQSSIVEVEDPDLKKVVEALETENQEQKLVELLKKHKKTIGWSIADIRGISPAICVHKILLEENRKPVFASGTIEGGMTVVKYKYNELIPTRTVIRWRMCIDYRRLNDETRKDHFPLPFIDQMLEKVAGRGCYCFLDGERCQVCFFNVECLRAFELMKEKLVSAPIMVTPDWRQLLEIMCDASDVVVEAVLGQRKDKMFKPIYYAIRTLNEVQVNYATTEKEFFAVVFAFDKFRSYLLGSKIIIFSIAVVSERQPCYVDVASFLSSGWFPRDLSRDQRKKLQSEVTNYFWNEPLLFKLCANGVNRRSVPDREMASILSRCHDGAAGGHYGGNRTAANVMEISFYCPTLYKDAHVYIAAYDKCQRAGNISKRDEMPLNSILMVSAFRKDWSVKLDEALWVYKTAFKTTTGNSPFKLVYGKSCHLHVEIEHEAYSSIKMLNLDLSLAGEHRYQMALNNEALRNLSLGEEVDDDHVDEIQPESQVQRRGRPPNNNNPNPTPPPLRAAH, encoded by the exons ATGAAGAAAACTCTAGAGGAGGTTATCTTAATCCTTGATGAATTATCTAAGGATGCTAATCAATGGCCGACTGAGAATAATGATAGAAGAAAATCAGTTGGGGTTCACCAGGTGGACACTAACACATCCATGCAATCCCAGCTAGAAACCATGGCCAAGGAGATAAGAAAGATGATATTAGCCAAGATACAGA TGGTGAAAGCTAGACCAGAAGTGGTGAGCAAGCAGACTGAGACACTAGCAGAGAAAGAGAGTGAAGA GAAGTTGGAAGGTGAGCTTGGAGTGATCAAGTCAATACCAGTGTTCCTACAATTGGCTGGCCAGACCACCATTTTGCTTGAGAAGATCATTGAAAATATTCTAGTACGGGTGGACAAGTTTGTATTCCCCGTAAACTTTATTGTAGTGGATATGGAGATGAATAAGGAGGTGCCTCTAATTCTACGGAGGCCATTTTTATGTACCGGCCGAGCTATCCTTGATATCTATGAGGGGAAGCTTATGCTCAGAGTGGGAAATAAAAAAGTGGTGTTCCAGATGAAGAGGATGATGAACTACCCCAGTGATGAGGTGTCTTCCTACTCGTGCTTCAAGCTAGACGTTGTTGGTGAATTAGTTGAAAAATGCAAGTTTGACAAGCTTATGCGGGATACACTAGAGAGGTGTATTACTCAGTCTAGCATAGTAGAGGTTGAAGATCCTGACTTAAAGAAAGTGGTTGAAGCTCTTGAAACTGAGAATCAA GAGCAAAAGCTGGTGGAGCTGCTGAAAAAGCACAAGAAGACCATTGGCTGGAGTATAGCTGATATTCGAGGAATCAGTCCAGCCATTTGCGTGCACAAAATTCTGTTGGAAGAAAATAGAAAGCCAGTTTT TGCAAGTGGTACCATAGAAGGGGGCATGACAGTGGTGAAGTACAAATACAATGAATTAATCCCCACAAGAACAGTCATTAGGtggagaatgtgcattgattatagaaggCTAAATGATGAAACcaggaaagaccacttcccactcccttttattgatcaaatgcttgaaaAAGTGGCTGGACGTGGATGCTACTGCTTCTTGGATGG AGAAAGATGTCAAGTTTGTTTTTTCAATGTGGAGTGCTTAAGAGCATTCGAATTGATGAAGGAAAAGCTTGTGAGTGCTCCTATTATGGTGACGCCTGATTGGAGGCAGCTACTTGAGAtaatgtgtgatgctagtgatgtaGTTGTGGAAGCAGTTCTGGGGCAACGAAAAGATAAGATGTTTAAACCCATCTACTATGCAATCAGGACATTGAATGAGGTTCAAGTCAACTATGCCACTACCGAGAAAGAGTTTTTTGCTGTGGTCTTTGCTTTTGACAAGTTTAGATCATACCTGTTGGGGAGTAAAATTATT ATTTTCTCCATTGCTGTAGTCTCCGAAAGGCAGCCTTGTTATGTTGATGTAGCCAGCTTTTTGTCTAGTGGATGGTTTCCTCGTGACCTCTCTCGTGATCAAAGAAAGAAGCTCCAAAGTGAGGTAACAAATTATTTTTGGAATGAACCTTTATTGTTTAAGCTTTGTGCAAATGGTGTGAATAGAAGGTCTGTTCCTGATAGAGAAATGGCAAGCATTCTTTCTCGTTGCCATGATGGAGCAGCTGGAGGGCACTATGGGGGAAATCGTACTGCAGCAAATGTCATGGAAATCAGTTTCTATTGTcctactttgtacaaagatgcccATGTGTATATAGCTGCATATGACAAGTGTCAAAGGGCAGGTAACATTAGCAAGAGGGATGAGATGCCACTAAACTCTATTCTG ATGGTTAGTGCTTTTCGTAAGGATTGGTCTGTAAAGTTGGATGAAGCTCTGTGGGTGTACAAAACTGCATTCAAAACAACCACAGGGAATTCACCATTCAAACTAGTTTATGGAAAATCATGTCACCTACATGTTGAGATAGAACATGAAGCTTATTCATCAATTAAGATGCTTAATCTTGATCTTAGTCTTGCAGGTGAACACAG